The region CATGCCCAGCTCACGCAAGAACACCACCGCCGGGAATTGATAGCCCAACGACGCCCGTGGCCGCGTGTTGAACTCATGAGCGATTCGATCCAATTGCCGTTGCGTGTAGCCCGACAGATCGGTGCCCTTCGGAAAATATTGCCGGAGCAGACCGTTGGTGTTCTCGCAGATGCCGCGCTGCCAAGGACTGCTTGGGTCAGCGAAGTAGACCGATACGTTGGTGCGCTGGGTCAATACCCGATGCAGCGCCATCTCCTTGCCCTGGTCGTAGGTCAGCGTCTGCCTCGCCGATAGCGGCAAACGACGCAGCACCCGGCTGAATCCCTCCAGCGCGTCAGCGGCCGTGCAACCACGCATCCGCGCCAGCACCGTGAACAGGGTCTTGCGGTCCACCAGCACGCCGATCGCCGAAGCGTTGCGTGCGCCGACCAGGAAATCGCCTTCCCAGTGGCCGGGCACCAGGCGTTCGGTGGCGGCGGGCGGACGCAGGTGAATACTCTGCACATCCAGCATCCGACCGCGCCGCTCCGGGCCCCGTGCGGACGAATGGCGGGCAGCGCGCTGCTGCTTCAGTAAACGAGTCAGCTCCCGCCGAATGGGGCCACGGGGCATGGCATAAATCGCCGTATAGATGGTCTCGTGCGACACCCGCCACTCCGGTCGGTCAGGATATTCTTCGCGCAGTCCCTGGCTGATCTGACGTGGCGACCAATAACGTGCCAGTCGCCGCTGCACCTCCAGCCACAAGGCACTGTCGGCGCTCAGCTTGCGCTCGCGTCGCGCTCGACGGCGCAAGCGCCGCGCCCGTTCGCCAGCACGAACCGCATCATAGCCTCGCCGGGGTCGACCCAGCGCCGGGGTGGGCCCCGGCGTACGCACCCCATTGCGGGCCAATTCGCGCGACACGCTGCTATCGGCACGCCCCAACATTCGGGCGATAGCGCGGCCGCTATGGCCATGCTGCTTCATGGCCATGAGCACACCGCGTTCTTCGGCGCTGAAGTGGCTGTACTGGGTTCCCATGCGCTGACCTCAAGGGTGGGTGATGCGCTTGAGGTTAGACAGTGCAGTTGCTTTCTTTTGTCATGATTCGATAAACGCGGCCATTTTGATCGAACACTACGATGATTCTTGTCGTTTTCGTGACCGCATTCACTGGCGGCTCGGAAACAAAAAACGTGAGGGTAGGCGATTCAAGTGCCTCCTCTTGAATTAATTCAGCCGGCAATGCCGATGTATCGGCCAACGGAGGGTTGGGCTTGAACTTTATGCCGCGGCCTTTTAGTAGAAGTTCGACGTTGGCGCGAGTCTCTCCGACTCTAATTCCTTCAGTCGCAGCCTCGGCAAGCCCCTGCCTCTGGCAAGAGGCCGAGTAGATACTGAAAAATGCCAACAGCAA is a window of Lysobacter antibioticus DNA encoding:
- a CDS encoding IS30 family transposase, whose product is MGTQYSHFSAEERGVLMAMKQHGHSGRAIARMLGRADSSVSRELARNGVRTPGPTPALGRPRRGYDAVRAGERARRLRRRARRERKLSADSALWLEVQRRLARYWSPRQISQGLREEYPDRPEWRVSHETIYTAIYAMPRGPIRRELTRLLKQQRAARHSSARGPERRGRMLDVQSIHLRPPAATERLVPGHWEGDFLVGARNASAIGVLVDRKTLFTVLARMRGCTAADALEGFSRVLRRLPLSARQTLTYDQGKEMALHRVLTQRTNVSVYFADPSSPWQRGICENTNGLLRQYFPKGTDLSGYTQRQLDRIAHEFNTRPRASLGYQFPAVVFLRELGMPELAAKVRQSVFDSFAALRR